GGTTTTGCTGTCGGGCGATGGCCAGTAGTGCGACATTCGGGACGTCGAGGGCTACCGCGAGCGGATGACCGACAACCAGGCCAAGGGCATGCTCGGCATCTGGTCGCTGACGCCTGGACAAGTGGTGGAGGCGAACAAATCGCCGCTGCCACCCGAATCCGGACGGTGGCTCATGGATGACGGCACTCAACAAGTGGCCCTCGAAAGCGATGGCGACAGGGAAGTGTACGAGGGCGACCGTGTCTCACTCGACGAGAGTGGCGACGGCTACAGCCTTCGAATTGGCGGCGACGAGCAGCACCTCGACGAAGACGAGTTGCGCGAGGAACTGTTGAACATGGTCGAATACGTTCCCAGTATGGACGACATCGTCGACTCGATGGAGCGCTTCGAGGAAGCCAGAGAGGGTGGTACTGGCGCGATAGCGATGGAGCGCGCTGCCACCATCGCAATCGACGGCGTCGAAATCAGTGTGTCGAACGACCGGATGTGGGACGAGGCGACCTATCAGGCCGCCATGACGCCCATTACCCTGTTCCAGGACGTCTACGAACATCGTCCGGACCAACACGACGACCTCGAAGAGTTGTACGGTACCGATGTCGTCGAGCGGGCGACGAACGTCGGAGCGTAATCCGAATCCGAACACCGTTTTTATCGCCGCGCGAGTATCGCCGCCATGCCGAACTACGGCAAGGTCGACGGAACCTTCTTCGACGAGCACATCTACCCACATCTCGGCGCGGAACGCGAAGAAATTCGAGTCGGCCCACAGCACGGCGTCGATTTCGGGGTCGTCGACATCGGCGAGCGCTCGCTGGTCGTGGCGACCGACCCGATCTCGATCCTGCCGGAACTCGGTTTCGAGCGTGCCGCCCGCTTCGCCTTCGACGTCGTCTGTGCTGACGTCGCGGTCTCGGGACTTCCACCGGCGTATCTCTCGCTCGACTTCACGCTCCCGCCGGCGATGACGGACGCGGAGTTCGCCACGCTCTGGCGGGCCATCGACCGCGAAGCGAGCGAGTTGGGCGCGAGCATCGTCGCGGGTCACACCGCCCGCTACGAGGGCTGTTCGTACCCGTGGATCGGCGGCGCGACGGTGCTGGGCGTCGGTAGCGCGGACGAAATCGTTCGCCCGGACGGCGCGCGACCCGGTGATTCACTCGTTCTGACGACCGGGCCGGCCGTCGAGGCGGTCGGATTGTTGACGACGCTGTTCGGCGACGAGATGGACCTCCCAGAAGAGACGATCGAGACGGCCCGCGAGCGCCTCGACGACGCGCGGGCCGTGTACGATGCGCTCGCGGCCGTGGCCGCCGGCCCGGTGACGGCGATGCACGACGTGACCGAGGGTGGCCTGCGGGGCGCGCTCTGTGAGATAGCCGCGAGCACGGGTGTGCGCTTCGATATCGAGCGCGAGCGCGTGCCGATGCGCCCCAGCGTCGAACCCGTCTGTGAGTACCTCGACATCGATCCGTGGGCGGCGACCAGCGCCGGTTCGCTCCTGCTCGCGGTCGATTCTGCGGGGGTCGACCCCGTTCTCGATGCGCTCGCCGACCGCGACACGACCGCCGCCGTCGTCGGGGAGGTTTCGGCGGGGAGCGGGGCGTACGTCGACGGCGAGCGGATCGAGCCGCCCCCGGCCGACCCGTCGTGGGACGTCTATGCCGAGTACACCGAGTGAACACCGGTGCTGACGAATGCAGGCGACACTACTATGCACTCGTGCTTCGACGGGCAAACGAACGGTGAGCGACTGCGCGGACGAAGAGTGACGGGACGGACGACAGCGACTCACCACACAGAATTATCACATGTCAGACACAGACCTCGAACTCGGCATCGTCGGACTCGGAAAGATCGGCGGTAACCTCGCCAAACAGGCCGTCGAAAAGGACGTTCGCGTCGTTGGTTTCGATACCCAGGAGAAACCGGAGTTACAGGACAAGGGCGTCGAAGTACACGGCGATAGCGAGTACGATACGCTCGTCGACGAACTCGACGCGCCGCGGGTGGTGTATCTCTCGCTGCCCGCCGGCCCGCTCGTCGACGAGGAACTCGACGACTTGCTGGACCATCTGGAAGAGGGCGACGTCGTGATGGACGGCGGCAACTCATTCTGGCGCGACTCGATCCACCGCGAGGAGCGCGCGTGGGACCAGGGGATCTACTATCTCGATACGGGCACCAGCGGCGGCCCGCCGCGCGCGAGCGAAGGAGCCTGCTTCATGGTCGGCGGCAAACAGGAAGGCTTCGACATCGCCGAGCCGTACCTCGACCTGCTTTCGGTCGAGGGCGGACTCCTCCACACTGGGCCGCCGGGCAGCGGCCACTTCACGAAACTCGTCCACAATGGTATCGAGTTCGGCATGCTTCAGTCGATCGCCGAGGGTGTCGAACTCCTCGAAGCGGGCCAGTTCGACCTCGATATGGCCGACGTCTTCCACAACTGGTCGAACGGCGCGGTCATCGAGAGCTGGCTCGTCGAACTGATGGAGAAGGGCCTTCGCCACGAGGACCAGCAGGAGGACGCGCCGGATTTTGACGACATCCCAAACTACATCGAGGACACCGGCGAGGTCAACTGGCTCGTGAGCGAGGCGTACAAGGGCGAAACGCCCATCCCCGTCATCAGCCAGTCGGTCACCGAACTGTTCAAATCCCGTGGCAACCAACGCCACGCCTACAAGGCCATCGCGCTGATGCGCCACGGCTTCGGCGAGCATCCCTTCGGCGAGGACGAGGCCATCAGGAGCGAACGCCTGCACGGGCGGGTCGACAACGAGGCGCGCCACGACCTCCGCGACGAGGGCGACGTCGATCCTGTGGGGCCGCTCGCCGACGAGGAGGAATGAACTATGGCAAAGGAATTCACCGACGACGAGAACGACATTCACGTTTGGGCTGAAACCGAGGACGAGGTAGTCGAAAACGCCCACGAGGAACTCGACGCCGCGGGCGTCGAAATGGACGAATCGGCAATCCGTGAGCAGATAGCGGTAATTCCGTCGCCACGGCGCATCAAGAGCGGGACGGACGGCGTCTTCGACGAGCGCCGGCGGCGAGGTGGCGAGCGCACAGCACAAGAGGTCGTCGAGAGCGGGATGGACGTCGGACTCGGCACCGGCAGCACGACCGCGTGGGCAGTCGCCGAGATCGGTCGCCTGCTCCGTGCGGGCGAACTGGAGGACGTCCGTGGCGTCGCCACGTCGCTCCAGAGCCACGAACTCGCCAAAGAAGTCGGCATCCCGCTCGTCAACCTCGACGAAGTGACCGAACTCGACGTGACGATCGACGGCGCGGACCAGTATTCCGAGGAGGAGCCAACGGTGATCAAGGGTGGCGGCGGCGCGCACGCCCGCGAGAAGATCATCGACGCGATGGCGGATCGCCTAGTTATCGCCACCGACGAGGAGAAGGCCACCGATCCGCTCGACTATCCCGTACCAGTAGAAGTGATGCCCGACGCGCGCGAAGTCGTCGCCGAGGACCTTCGAGCGGTGGGTGGTGACCCCGAACTCCGGATGGCCGAGCGCAAGGACGGGCCCCTGTTCACCGCGAACGGCAACCTCGTCATCGACTGCGACTTCGGCGGGCTCGACGATACTGCAGGTACGGCCCGCGACATCGAGAAGATCCCCGGTGTGCTCGAACACGGCATCTTCCTCGACATGGTCGACGACGTCTATCTCGGAACCAGCGAGGACGTCGAGACGGTCTCGTTCTGAGCTAAACCGTCGTCACCCTGTTTTCGAGTCGACCGACGTTTTCGATCCCGATAGCGATCTCGTCGCCCTCCGCGAGCGTGAATTCCTCGGGAACCAGCGACGTGCCCGTGAGCAGGACGGCGAGTTCGGGCGTCTCGTTGTGGCGATTCAGATACGAGACCAGCTCCTCGGGCGAGCGCACGAGATTGGACGTCGAGGTGCTGTCGTCGAACATCGTTTCGCCGTCGCGTTCGATTCGCATCGAGAGTTCCACGTTCTGGGGATCGCCGACGGTTGCGGGCGAGGCGATCGCGGGCCCGATGGCACAGCAGCGGTCGTAAATCTTGGCCTGCGGGAGATACAGTGGATTATCACCCTCGATCGAGCGGCTGCTCATGTCGTTGCCGACGGTGTAGCCGACGATATCGCCGCGGTGGACGACGACGGCGAGTTCGGGTTCGGGCACGTCCCAGTCGGAATCGCCGCGGATTCCCACTTTCTCGCCCGGTCCCACCGTCCGGGATGCGGTGGCTTTGAAGAATATTTCGGGGCGGTCGCCCTCGAAGACGCCCTGATAGATCTCACCGCGGCCGCTCTCCTCCTCGCGGGCGTCGCTGCTGACCTGATAGGTGACGCCGGCGGCCCACACCTCGTCGGGGACGGCTGGCATCGCCGCGCGCGCGACGACCGATTCGGCGTCAAGCAGCGGCGCGTCGGCGGTCAGCCCCTCCACGACGCCGTCGATGCCCGTCCCGAGCACGTCGGCGACGTTCGCCAGCGCGGCGAACGAGTCGAGACCCTCGCGGGCGGCCGTGAGGTCGTAGGCTTTCTCGCCGTCGCGGGCGACGAGTCGCGCCGTGCCGTCCTCGATCGTGCGATAGTAGCGCATACCGGACGAACGTGGGCCGCGCACAAAGTCCCACGGGGTGGGCTTGCCATCGAAGCCGAAAGAAGGGTATGTCCCGACCTCGTATCAGACTGGCGATGGCAGATACTTACCAGAACTACGTCGACGGCGAGTGGCGTGCGAGCGAGACGGGGGAGACCTTCGAGGTGCTCAATCCGTCGGACACGACCCAGGTCGTCGCCGAGGTCCAGCAATCGAGCGAGGCCGACGCCAACGGGGCCGTCGAAGCGGCCGCGGCCGCACAGGACGAGTGGGCCGACACGCCCGGTCCCGCACGCGGCAAGTTCCTCCGCGAGACGGCAAAACGGATGGACCAGCGCCGCGACGAACTCGCCGAGACTTTGGCGAGCGAGGAGGGGAAGACGCTCTCGGAGGCCGCCGGAGAAGTGGGTCGCGCGGTCAACATCTTCTACTACTTCGCCGAGCGCGCGATGGACTACGCCGGCGAGAGCTACAACCCAAGCGCACAGGGACAGAACCTCTACACCGTGCGCGAGCCGATGGGTGTCGCTGGACTCATCACTCCATGGAACTACCCCATCGCGATCCCTGCTTGGAAGATGGCCCCGGCGCTCGCGACGGGCAACACGGTGGTCTGTAAGCTCTCGGGCGAGGCTCCGACGGTCTATCTGAAGGTCGTCGAGTGCATGGACGAGGCTGCCGACGCGGCCGGCGTCCCCGACGGCGTCGTCAACGTCCTCACCGGGAGCGGCGAGGAGGTCGGCCAGCCGATCGTCACCCACGAGGACGTCGATGCGGTCTCCTTTACGGGGAGCCGGCAGGTCGGCGACATGATCTACGAGCAGGCCACCAAC
This window of the Halococcus sediminicola genome carries:
- the rpiA gene encoding ribose-5-phosphate isomerase RpiA, with protein sequence MAKEFTDDENDIHVWAETEDEVVENAHEELDAAGVEMDESAIREQIAVIPSPRRIKSGTDGVFDERRRRGGERTAQEVVESGMDVGLGTGSTTAWAVAEIGRLLRAGELEDVRGVATSLQSHELAKEVGIPLVNLDEVTELDVTIDGADQYSEEEPTVIKGGGGAHAREKIIDAMADRLVIATDEEKATDPLDYPVPVEVMPDAREVVAEDLRAVGGDPELRMAERKDGPLFTANGNLVIDCDFGGLDDTAGTARDIEKIPGVLEHGIFLDMVDDVYLGTSEDVETVSF
- a CDS encoding fumarylacetoacetate hydrolase family protein; its protein translation is MRYYRTIEDGTARLVARDGEKAYDLTAAREGLDSFAALANVADVLGTGIDGVVEGLTADAPLLDAESVVARAAMPAVPDEVWAAGVTYQVSSDAREEESGRGEIYQGVFEGDRPEIFFKATASRTVGPGEKVGIRGDSDWDVPEPELAVVVHRGDIVGYTVGNDMSSRSIEGDNPLYLPQAKIYDRCCAIGPAIASPATVGDPQNVELSMRIERDGETMFDDSTSTSNLVRSPEELVSYLNRHNETPELAVLLTGTSLVPEEFTLAEGDEIAIGIENVGRLENRVTTV
- a CDS encoding NADP-dependent phosphogluconate dehydrogenase; translation: MSDTDLELGIVGLGKIGGNLAKQAVEKDVRVVGFDTQEKPELQDKGVEVHGDSEYDTLVDELDAPRVVYLSLPAGPLVDEELDDLLDHLEEGDVVMDGGNSFWRDSIHREERAWDQGIYYLDTGTSGGPPRASEGACFMVGGKQEGFDIAEPYLDLLSVEGGLLHTGPPGSGHFTKLVHNGIEFGMLQSIAEGVELLEAGQFDLDMADVFHNWSNGAVIESWLVELMEKGLRHEDQQEDAPDFDDIPNYIEDTGEVNWLVSEAYKGETPIPVISQSVTELFKSRGNQRHAYKAIALMRHGFGEHPFGEDEAIRSERLHGRVDNEARHDLRDEGDVDPVGPLADEEE
- a CDS encoding AIR synthase family protein encodes the protein MPNYGKVDGTFFDEHIYPHLGAEREEIRVGPQHGVDFGVVDIGERSLVVATDPISILPELGFERAARFAFDVVCADVAVSGLPPAYLSLDFTLPPAMTDAEFATLWRAIDREASELGASIVAGHTARYEGCSYPWIGGATVLGVGSADEIVRPDGARPGDSLVLTTGPAVEAVGLLTTLFGDEMDLPEETIETARERLDDARAVYDALAAVAAGPVTAMHDVTEGGLRGALCEIAASTGVRFDIERERVPMRPSVEPVCEYLDIDPWAATSAGSLLLAVDSAGVDPVLDALADRDTTAAVVGEVSAGSGAYVDGERIEPPPADPSWDVYAEYTE
- the xacF gene encoding 2,5-dioxovalerate dehydrogenase, yielding MADTYQNYVDGEWRASETGETFEVLNPSDTTQVVAEVQQSSEADANGAVEAAAAAQDEWADTPGPARGKFLRETAKRMDQRRDELAETLASEEGKTLSEAAGEVGRAVNIFYYFAERAMDYAGESYNPSAQGQNLYTVREPMGVAGLITPWNYPIAIPAWKMAPALATGNTVVCKLSGEAPTVYLKVVECMDEAADAAGVPDGVVNVLTGSGEEVGQPIVTHEDVDAVSFTGSRQVGDMIYEQATNAHKRVQTELGSKNPTVVTDNADIEQAAEIVGSGTFGVTGQACTATERVLVHESVEDEFVDALVDYAEGVEIGHSVEDPGMGPKVSESELETTLDYIETAQNEGATVEYGGGQPEGSEYEDGHFVEPTVVTGLDSDATVMQEEVFGPFAGVMTFSDLDEAIELANDVEYGLSAGIVTDDHSEANRFVDEVDFGIVKVNEATTGLELHVPFGGMNASSSETYREQGEEGMDYFTIIKTVYDSY